The sequence below is a genomic window from Phycisphaerales bacterium AB-hyl4.
GTCGGTCTCCTGTTCGGAGGGGGATGATAACTGGCAAGGGAAGGTGGTTTCTGGTTTCTCGTTTCGGGTTTCGGGTTGTCCGGAACGAGAGACCATAAACGAGAAACCAGAAACCTGCGTTGCCGACGCGTAGCGTCGCCCCCCGATGGTCGCTACAATTCGGCTCGACACATTGAAACGACTTTTGCCCAAGGGAAACAGCCGCATGGCATCGCTGGTACCCATCGTCATTGAAAAATCCGGCCGCGGGGAGCGGGCGTACGACATCTACTCCCGACTGCTGCGCGACCGGATTATCTTCCTCGGCGGACCCGTCACGGACGATACCGCCAACCTGGTGATCGCCCAGCTCCTGTTCCTCTCCAACGAGGACCCGGACTCGGACATTCACTTTTACATCAACAGCCCCGGCGGGTCGGTCACGGCCGGTCTGGGCATCTACGACACGATGCAGTTCATCCGCCCGAAAGTGGCGACCTACTGCATCGGCGTCGCCGCCTCGATGGGCTCGCTGCTGATGATGGCCGGGGCGAAGGATAAGCGGTTCATGCTGCCCAACGGCCGCATCCTGCTACACCAGCCGCTGATCTCCGGCGTCATGCAGGGGCCCGCCACCGACTTGTCCATCCAGGCCAAGGAAATGGTCCGCACCC
It includes:
- a CDS encoding ATP-dependent Clp protease proteolytic subunit — encoded protein: MASLVPIVIEKSGRGERAYDIYSRLLRDRIIFLGGPVTDDTANLVIAQLLFLSNEDPDSDIHFYINSPGGSVTAGLGIYDTMQFIRPKVATYCIGVAASMGSLLMMAGAKDKRFMLPNGRILLHQPLISGVMQGPATDLSIQAKEMVRTRERLYKIMVDHTGQDHDTIARDCERDKWLDAQEAVDYGVADSVLTHIPESYGQRNDEDQNDDSE